GTCCCTGGAACAGACTCAGAAAATGCAAGCACACTGTTTCTCAGACCATCCACAATAGCTTGTCTCTGACGTGCTATACCAAGACCTGAAAGGTATTTCGATTCAGCTTCTCCCTCGGCTCTCTTGATCTGCAGTATCTTCTCTGCCTCAGCTTTCTCACTCGCTGCCTCTCTCATTCTCGAAGCTGTAGAAACAGAACAGAACAGATACATGTCATGTCCTAATACTTGTGTGTATTTAACTATTTATCAAGAAGTGAGCATACCGGCATTGATCTCATTCATTGCCTTCTTGACATGCACGTCTGGCTCAATGTCCACAATAAGCGTCTGGACTATCTCATACCCGTAATGAGACATAGCCTGTGTTACACACAAGATCAGACTTAGTCTTATGTTTCTGTAAAGCTTATGGGAGATTGGTTGAGAGTAGTTTCAAGTTTGGTTCACCTTTTCAAGCTCGCTCTCAACGGTTTTGGCAATGTCGTTCTTCTGCTCAAAGCTTGAGTCTAGGTCCAGCTTCGGAACACTTGCTCGGATCACTATGCAATTAAAAAAAAAATCAATGGTGGGTTAAGTAAGGCAAACACAACAACAATGTTCAGGATATTGAGAAACAAACCATCAAAGACATAAGCTTGAATCTGGTTCCTAGTGTTGCTGAGCTTGTAAAATGCATCTTGAGCACTGTCAGCTAACGCACGGTATTGAATGGAAGCAACAACGGTGACAAACACATTATCCTAAACCAAACAAAAGAAGAACACAAAAACCATTAACAATGTCTCAAGAACATTAGCTAGAGACTATGAAGAAACAGGCAAGAAGAGTAGAGACCTTCGTTTTGGTCTCGCAGCGAACATCGAGCTGCTGAACACGCAATGAAAGGTGACCAGCGACTTGACTACCCAAGCACCATGGCAAACAGTGACAACCTGGCTGGAGAACATCGTCGAATTTCCCAAAAGTCTCTTTGATCGCTACAGTCGACTGATCAACTTGGACACATCCTAAAACTTGACCCATTGTTTTTGTTTTCTGAATCAATAAAAAAAAATGTAAACAGAACATCAGACAAAACATGACAATGCTGCAAGGAGCTACAACTTTAGAAAATGAGATCACCAAGTCAAAAAGAACAATAAAGTAAGGAACAAAACAACAAAGATTCTGAACCGTACAATACAAACAAAGTCAAAAGAGATATTAAAAACTTGTCAGATTTTTTACGACAATCAAATCACTTTTGTCGTACGACAAGCAGACTCATATTCTATAAGATATGATGACCTAATAATTAAACAGCCGCAAAACCCTTCGTCTTCTAGAAAACAAACGAACCCCAAAAAGAACATAACAGAAACATACCAAAATTGTGAACAGTAAGAGAATAAAATTAGTTGCCGAGAAAGTGAAGAGATCCTATAGAATCAAGGAAACTACAAAAACTGTTATATAGGAACCAGAGACGCGTATTGTAAAAAGGAAGAGAATGGGAGAGTGAGAGGAGATTACAAGGGAAGGACGAGAAAGGAAGGCACGGCGAAATTACTTAAAGAGGATGTTTAGTCAAATATTCTATTAAAAGATAATCATTCTGAAAAAATCTACTTATGAAAGGTTGTTAGACCATTTCATTTACTAGCAATATATTTGGTCTTACCATAATATTTGACTAACAATATCTAACCTAAAATTTCTCTAACAATAATTTATTACACCACATCTTTTTGAACATGACAAAGTTATACAACAAATAAAATTTTATTTATTAGACCATATCACACGACAATGATATACACAATATANNNNNNNNNNNNNNNNNNNNNNNNNNNNNNNNNNNNNNNNNNNNNNNNNNNNNNNNNNNNNNNNNNNNNNNNNNNNNNNNNNNNNNNNNNNNNNNNNNNNNNNNNNNNNNNNNNNNNNNNNNNNNNNNNNNNNNNNNNNNNNNNNNNNNNNNNNNNNNNNNNNNNNNNNNNNNNNNNNNNNNNNNNNNNNNNNNNNNNNNNNNNNNNNNNNNNNNNNNNNNNNNNNNNNNNNNNNNNNNNNNNNNNNNNNNNNNNNNNNNNNNNNNNNNNNNNNNNNNNNNNNNNNNNNNNNNNNNNNNNNNNNNNNNNNNNNNNNNNNNNNNNNNNNNNNNNNNNNNNNNNNNNNNNNNNNNNNNNNNNNNNNNNNNNNNNNNNNNNNNNNNNNNNNNNNNNNNNNNNNNNNNNNNNNNNNNNNNNNNNNNNNNNNNNNNNNNNNNNNNNNNNNNNNNNNNNNNNNNNNNNNNNNNNNNNNNNNNNNNNNNNNNNNNNNNNNNNNNNNNNNNNNNNNNNNNNNNNNNNNNNNNNNNNNNNNNNNNNNNNNNNNNNNNNNNNNNNNNNNNNNNNNNNNNNNNNNNNNNNNNNNNNNNNNNNNNNNNNNNNNNNNNNNNNNNNNNNNNNNNNNNNNNNNNNNNNNNNNNNNNNNNNNNNNNNNNNNNNNNNNNNNNNNNNNNNNNNNNNNNNNNNNNNNNNNNNNNNNNNNNNNNNNNNNNNNNNNNNNNNNNNNNNNNNNNNNNNNNNNNNNNNNNNNNNNNNNNNNNNNNNNNNNNNNNNNNNNNNNNNNNNNNNNNNNNNNNNNNNNNNNNNNNNNNNNNNNNNNNNNNNNNNNNNNNNNNNNNNNNNNNNNNNNNNNNNNNNNNNNNNNNNNNNNNNNNNNNNNNNNNNNNNNNNNNNNNNNNNNNNNNNNNNNNNNNNNNNNNNNNNNNNNNNNNNNNNNNNNNNNNNNNNNNNNNNNNNNNNNNNNNNNNNNNNNNNNNNNNNNNNNNNNNNNNNNNNNNNNNNNNNNNNNNNNNNNNNNNNNNNNNNNNNNNNNNNNNNNNNNNNNNNNNNNNNNNNNNNNNNNNNNNNNNNNNNNNNNNNNNNNNNNNNNNNNNNNNNNNNNNNNNNNNNNNNNNNNNNNNNNNNNNNNNNNNNNNNNNNNNNNNNNNNNNNNNNNNNNNNNNNNNNNNNNNNNNNNNNNNNNNNNNNNNTTCGGATCCGGTGAAATATCTAAGACTAAAAAGAGTTATATAATAGTGTACATACAAAATATTATATAAACAAATTCACAAATTATATAATTTTAAACAAGTGCCCTTCTTCGATATAATGACTTTGTAAGAGAATAATGTACGCCAATTCTAAAATACTAATTCACAAATTTTGTTTATAATCCAAAGAAGAACCCGCGCTTTCGAAGCGCGGGTCAAAATCTAGTTTTGCATCATTGGCGAATCTAATGTGTTGTCACAACGAAACCGTGTATGTTTTTTGTGGAAGTGGGCAAGTCTGATGCTGTTTTGATTTTGCACCAATAACATAATTTCCTCGGATTTTTTAGATAATTTCTGTTTTCTATTTAAAAGAGATATTTGTTCTTTTATCGAAGAAATTTCAAACGGAAACTCTTTTTATTTTATCAACGGAAACTCATAATCTTTATAGGCTAGAGATAAGAACGAGTTTAAATCATTTATGCATCGGTGCTAAGAGGGTATTTAAAGTCTCTTCGAAGTAATTTTAACACATTACTTTTCTAGAAATGGTTTTGTATAATTTAGTTTGTGATAATTT
This genomic interval from Brassica oleracea var. oleracea cultivar TO1000 chromosome C2, BOL, whole genome shotgun sequence contains the following:
- the LOC106322630 gene encoding hypersensitive-induced response protein 2-like isoform X2; its protein translation is MGQVLGCVQVDQSTVAIKETFGKFDDVLQPGCHCLPWCLGSQVAGHLSLRVQQLDVRCETKTKDNVFVTVVASIQYRALADSAQDAFYKLSNTRNQIQAYVFDVIRASVPKLDLDSSFEQKNDIAKTVESELEKAMSHYGYEIVQTLIVDIEPDVHVKKAMNEINAASRMREAASEKAEAEKILQIKRAEGEAESKYLSGLGIARQRQAIVDGLRNSVLAFSESVPGTSSKDVMDMVLVTQYFDTLKDIGASSKSNAVFIPHGPGAVKDIASQIRDGLLQGKAAE
- the LOC106322630 gene encoding hypersensitive-induced response protein 2-like isoform X1; this encodes MFCLMFCLHFFLLIQKTKTMGQVLGCVQVDQSTVAIKETFGKFDDVLQPGCHCLPWCLGSQVAGHLSLRVQQLDVRCETKTKDNVFVTVVASIQYRALADSAQDAFYKLSNTRNQIQAYVFDVIRASVPKLDLDSSFEQKNDIAKTVESELEKAMSHYGYEIVQTLIVDIEPDVHVKKAMNEINAASRMREAASEKAEAEKILQIKRAEGEAESKYLSGLGIARQRQAIVDGLRNSVLAFSESVPGTSSKDVMDMVLVTQYFDTLKDIGASSKSNAVFIPHGPGAVKDIASQIRDGLLQGKAAE